GCTGATTGAAGCCAAAACgcctgtcccccccccccccccccccccccccccccccaaaaaaaaaagccaaaacgCCCAAAGCAGCGAGGGTTGTGGTAAATGTAACAAAGAATGAGATAGTTCATGGCTACATGAGAATGAAACCCAAATGGCAATGTTCATTGCAAAAGAATAACTGTCTGGTGTCTGCAATACCATCTTGACTATACTTGGTCTACGATAATTGGAGTTTTTATTTTGCGAGGATAATTGGAGTTACATCCAAACAAAAAGTGCCTATTACTCTTCCAGGAAACTGCGTGATGCAAAATCTGTTGCTTGAAgataaataaatgaaagaaagaaaaagatataTGTATCTGTAAATAATTTCAGCCAGACGACCACAACATAATCTAGAAAAAAGGCAGATGTAGCTAAATTTCATTTTAGAATAACTTAGCTTCAGTGCCACTATGTTCAGCAAATATTTCAGTGAGACATTGAAGGGTAATACTGTGTGATGTGATTATTTTTCAAAAGAAAAGTAATAGgttatgtgctgaatttttcaGTTACAGAGTTCATGTCTTCCACTAAATTACTAATTGCACTGGAAATTCACTATATTGGACATACAGAAAGATACAATGAACATGAAGAATTCAATGCTATAAATGCATAGTTCATATTCAGTGAAGTAATTTTTGTATTATTAATAGAATAATGCCAAGTAAATATGTTCCCTGTAAGGGTACTAAGAATTCCTTACTTGTACAGAAGCAACTGCTTCTATTCCACCAGCTGCTCCTATAAGATGCCCGGTCATTGATTTGGTCGAGTTCACCCTCAGCTTCATAACAGAAAAAAAGGGATTTAGATGGTTCACAATATGATGGTTTGCAATATAAATTTGCTGTAGGATTGCTTGCATCAGGTGGCATACTTGAGGGTTCTGGCGAAAACAGCGCACGATAGCCTCGTACTCCTTCAAGTCACCTGCTTGTGTAGACGTTGCATGGGCATTCACGTAGTTGATTTCTTCCCTTGCTACCCCTGCATCAGCTAGTGCCTTTTCGATGCAGAGAGTAATCCCTCTTCCTGATATTTAATTAGTGAAGACAAGTGAGGAAAAGAACAGGAAAGGGCATGGCAGACTCAAGATATACACTTCACCTTCAGGATGTGGCTCAGTCATGTGGTAAGCATCACATGTGAAGCTTCCACCAAGAAATTCAGCATATATTGTTGCACCTCTTTCCTGGAGACGGTGCACAGATCTCAGGAGGCAGTAATGTTTGAACATAATCACAAGCCACTGAACTGGAAACAAGCAGCTGAAAGATCTATAAAGAGGGGCAACTGAAATTGCATGTTTAAAACCTTGGCGTGCTCAAGTTCTTCCAATACAAGGACACCAGCCCCTTCCCCCATAACAAAACCATCACGGCCCTGTAACATAAAGATCAAATATCTCACTCTAGCACAACAAATGGACCAAGCTGGTAAGTTAATTAAACCAAAAGGTGCTGATGTGCTTGTACTAGATGATGATAATAACTTATCCAGCAAAATGCTGTCAATTGTCATAATAGGGGTTGCACAATAAAAGATACTAACCATGTCCCAAGGCCGAGAAGCTTTCGTTGGGTCGCTGTTCCTCTGTGAAAGTGCTCTGCAGGCCACAAAACCTCCCAATCCTGCATGTCATGGTCAAAACACTTGAAACTGCAAAGACCAAGACGAACTGTGGAAAACTGGAGGCAGAAGAACAAGGAATTGGGGCCACAAACCGATTGGGATAAGAGGTGCATCAGAACCACCACAGAGCATAACGTCCTGAAAGATTGTGAATAAGGTCGTAAATAAAAAGTTACTTTTCAAAGAGAACATGGAAGGTTGAAGTTACTTACCACTTCGCCTCTTCTGATGTGGTTTGCTGCATTAAGGATACAGAAGTTACTGGTAGCACAAGCTGTGGAAATAGAATAGTTTGGTCCCATCCATCCCTGTAAGTCACAGAAAGTATGAGCTGTGGTAATCACTGTTATATAAATAGAAAATTACAAAAAAGAATCAGGTCATGTCACCAGATCCATTGCAAGGATTGCAGAGCCCATATTCGTAGTTGCAAAAGGAACACAAAATGGGTTCATTTTCTTGTAAGAGACCCTCAGTGCTTCAATTGCATCATTAAAAACCTGTTTGACAGTCCATCATAACTTGTATCAGGACAAGGGAAACAGGTTCCATGGATAGTTGTAATTCATCGAGATATACAACTAAATATTAGTATACTGTGAGAATACAAACCTTCATGCCGCCCATTGCAGAACCAATGAGAACCCCACACCTGGTTTTGTCCAACTCATTCCTCAGTTCTTCGGTGAGTCCACCATTTTCTAATGCCTTCTTTCCAGCAGTTATTAGATATAGCATAAACTTGTCCATCCGCTTTGCAAGTTTAGGTGCAACCCAACCATCAGTAGAAAAAGATTTTATCTCTCCTGCAATTCTCTGTATTAAAGTCCAAATATCAATCACTGCATGGTAACATTTGACCAAATTGCAAAACCAGCCCAAGCACCACTCCCGGAAAGATTGAAGGAAATCATGTTCTCTGTATTACCGTGGGGAAGTTGGAACAGTCAAACCTCTCAATCTCACTTATTCCGCTAACACCATCAAGAAGATTGTTGTAAAACACGTCAGGATCATGGCCCAATGGTGTCACTACACCCATGCCAGTGACAACCACCCTCCTTTGTTTGATATCGGGTTTCCTCTTTTCAACGACACTTCTTTCAGCTTGTAAGGCAACAGCCATAGCCATTCCTGCAAACCACAACCAATTTGTTGAGACCCTTGTCAGCTTGAGTGACAAACAAAATGCAGCCTGAAGAGGTCTGAACAAACATGCATACTGGACAAAACTAAATAAATTGTTTGCTTGATGCAAGATGGACCATGACAAATGTGACCCCTAACTCTTTGATTTATTTTGAGCGTTTTGGAGTCTTCCAAACACACCCTTAATATTTTATATTAGCAATGAGAAAAACCGATTCTATCTGGATTCTCAAGTCAAACTTGAAAGGAAATGATGTTGAAGACACCAATTCAGCAGCAGCCAGAAGCGAATGCATCCCAAGCAGAAGCAGGGGAACCTAAAACCCACGCGGACTAAACTACTACTAGTCACTATACAAGATCCTCAGCACAATCCAGAGAATAATCCTCGTCCTGCAGACGCATTACGCACCGCAAACGCAGAGTATGACGCCCGAAACAGGATAAAAATCGCACATTTACCCTGGGCGATACTACCGATGCTGAGAAACTACACTAGGATTCGCACGTATGTGCATGCAAGGATCCAACAAAGCGAACAAAGGACATGAGACAACAAAATGCTGAGTGTATCTCGTCTCACCAGAGCGCGCCAAGCCGCGACGCCGCGCgccgaggcggcggcgctggccgAGCATGACGCCGCCCCCAGCGCCGCTTCCGGCGGGGCAGCAATGCTTCTGCTTGGACTCTTCTGCGTCGCATGCCTCAGACAAGCACGCGGCGACGAGCCACGTGCAGAGTGGGCCTGCCACGGCCGCCATTGCCCGTCCCCGCGGTTGTGTGGACCGCCGCCCCTCCCGCTCACCGCCTGATGGATCTCTCCCACCGTACGGAGCCGCACGAAGGAGTCGAATTTCGCGGAGTGGGCACCGGGGGCGCGCCCCTGTCCATGAACGGCGGAGGCCAAGGACCTGGGTGGGAGCACGACGAGATGCGGGGGGCGACCGCGCGATGGCTGGCTCGGGCCGAAGAAACGAACGAGGAGCGGGAATGGAGCACGAGAGGAGGAGGTGCGTCGATCTCACGAGGAAAGGAGGTTGCTTGCGCGCATCGAAGGGGTGTGGGCGGGAGCCGCCATTGGCAGTGCCAAGTGCTCGACGGGGGAAGTGGAGGGACGGGGACGACTGGAGGAGGGAGTTGGGGGAGTTTAATATAGGAGGAGGGAGTTGGGGGAGTTCAATATAGGAGGAGGAGAAAATTGGGAGATTTTTGGTGGATTTTGAAAATCTTTTTTTTCATGTGTAATATAAATCCTTTTCCACTGTTCCTCTCAACATTTTTGTCCCTTTTGAGCCCTAATTGTTTTTTATACCTAAGATGGGCCCCATTGGATTTGGTGTTGAGGTGTTCAGATTTAGAATCGGAGAGACCAGTTACTCAACTCATCAAGCCAGTGGGGATGGGCTCATAAAGGTCCGTTCGGCTTGctaaatcttggctgaaactgactgaaaaatattgttccgtctgaattgttgtgagagaaaaacactgtttcggctgaaaaaacaagctgaacaaGCTGAATATAGGATAAGCCGAAAGGGGCGAAAATGGAATAATGGGGTTTAGGGGGCTTGAAGGTTTGTTTTCTCTCGACTGAATTTTTTATTTCATTGTCTTCTGGTTTGGGTTTGGTTGGTGAGATTAGAGAGTGGATGTGGGATTGTGGACCGTACATGTGTAGGAGAGAGAAGGGaacctttttgttttcttttgttttattTAAGTGGTTATTTTGGAGGGAGGGTGACTGAATGAGGACAGTTATTTTGGAATTTGTTACCAAAGCATTTTGGCTAGTCTGACACAAGAGATTTGGGGGTGAGGATGAGATTGGAATTCGAGGCAAGGAAAGTAGAGGCGCCAATATGCTTGGGTCACCAGGTGGGACCGCCAAAATAATATATAGTATTTGTTTTTTGGACAccaaaaaattgatatatatatatatgagataaaTGCActgtaggtccatcaactttttgtGCTGTGTCATTCAGGTCCATTAACTTTGAAAGTGCAGGTTTGGGTACATGAACTTTTAAGTTGTGCCATTTAGGTCAAAATCTGTCCGTTTAGGGATTAGATCCTACGTGGCAATGCATGACAGCACCATAGGTTATGTGAGCAGCACGTGAGGGCCTTTTGCCATTCGTTTTTTTGCCGATAGCCTCCTATGCTTTCCATTCCCTCACTCTTCACCCTttcctctcccttcccttcgAAGACATCGTCTTCAGACGACGCCGGGGCGCTGTGTGGGACGACGGAGGCGACAGGTGGTCGACCGACGACGACGTAGCCGGTGGAGGCGGTGAAGATTGTGCGGGGTGGTGGTGCCGAGCGCTGACTGCCACGCAGATCGTGGCCGGTCGGCGCAATGGTGGCCTCTTTGCGACCATTAGGGGCACGGGCGCCACAGTATGGTGAGTTCTTCGATGTCATGAACTCTGAAATCGGTTGGTTTTGGAGGTATTTCTTGCGTCGATTAGGTCGCTTGTTGCAGAAAATATCTTATTTTGTCAGCTAGGGTTTCATGTATTGGTCATTTATGCTATAGATTTTGGGGTTTTCTTCTGTAGGCACTGATGACGAAGAATTCTCAGTGGAAATGCATCATGGGGGGTGCTTTGTTTCTCAAGTGTTAAACAAAGCCTATCCGGGTGGAAGAGTTAGTTGGTTTGACCACGTAGAAGTTGCTAAATGGTCTCCTCTTTTCATAAAGCAACTTGTTTTTAAGTTACACTACCCAAAAAATCCAAACATGAAGGTGTTCTGGCTGCTACCCTGGGAAGAATCTTTCAAATGGGTTGAGATTGATTTGGTCTGACACAGACACAATGGTAATGTCCTCATTAGTTCACAACTTTAAGAATTTTGTGTTGTATttggaccatgatgacaacctttCTGGAATGCCTTGGGATGACAATGTTGCAAACCCATTGAACTCACCTCCCAAGGTTTTTAGTCCTATGAAGACTATGCATATGGACAATGCAGATAGTGGGAGGGTTGGTGATAACAGTGGAGAGGACCCTGattttggtgatggcagagatgaTGACAGTGCTGGTGATAATAGTGAAGAGGACCCTGATTTTGTTGATTCTGACTATGAACTGGATGCAGATGATGATGACCTTTTTCAGTATGCAGATGATGAAGAAGCAAGCAATAAGAAAGATAAGGGCAAGAAAGCTTTCAGTGTTGTAGAaaatgttgaagatgacatgtcaacAGAAGATGATGAGCTGTAGTTGCCTGAATCAGATGATGAAGGTGGAGGAAGCCTAAGGTTTCAGACTTTTAGAGAGCAGGATATGCATAACCCAATATTTAAGTTGGGTCAATTGTTTGCAACCCCTGAGATTCTAAGGGAAGCAATTACAGAATACAGTTTGAAGCACAGGGTTGAAATTAAATTGCCAAGGAATGAGAAGAAGAGGATTGAATCACACTGTGCAGAAGGTTGTCCTTGGAACTTGTATGCTTTAGTGGATAGCAGATCCCATGGTATGGTTATCAAGCAATGCAATGGACAACACGCATGCCAGAAAAAGTGGGTTTTGAAGAGGTGCACATCAATATGGCTTGCTGACAAGTATCTAGAAACATTTAGGGTAGATCAGAAGATGAGCctcacaaattttgctaggtcagTACAGAGGGACTGGAACATAACTCCAGCAAGGTCCAAGCTTGCTAGAGCTAAAAGATTAGCTATGAAGAAAGTTATGGGAGATGAGGTGgagcaatacaagttactttgggACTATGGTCATGAACTTAGAAGAAGTAACCCAGGTAGCAGCTTCTTTCTGAACCTGGATGGCAATGTATTTAGCACATTGTACATGTCATTGGATGCATGTAAAAGAGGTTTCTTGACTACATGTAGGCCTATCATATGCTTGGATGGATGCCACATTAAGACTAAGTATGGTGGACAAATACTGACAGCTGTGGGCATTGATCCAAATGGATGTATCTTCCCAATTGCCATTGGAATAGTGGAAGTGGAATCACTAGTGACATGGAAGTGGTTTTTGGAGACACTGAAAAATGACATTGGCATAGATAACACATATCCTTGGACCATCATGACAGATAAACAAAAGGTAAAAACAACACCGTATCCTTTGTTGTAGTTGTTTGCTAGGTGAAAAcaccattttcatatgtttgtacTTTTGTTTTCAGGGTCTTATTCTAGCAGTTCAACAGGTCTTCCCTGACTCTGAACATAGGTTCTGTGTCAGACACCTATATTCCAACTTCCaacaccacttcaaaggtgaaaaTCTCAAgaaccagctttggtgttgtgcaAGGTCAAGTTCAATACCTCAGTTCAATAGGAACATGGAGAAAATGAAGACCGTGGATCAGAAGGCCTATGAGTGGTTGCAGAAGATGCCTTTCAACACCTGGGTCAGAGCTTACTTCAGCACTTTTCCAAAGTGTGACCTATTGCTGAACAACAGCTGTGAAGTGTTCAACAGTTATATCTTGGAGGCAAGGGAGATGCCAATTCTTAGTATGCTAGAGCAAATCAAGGGACAGCTAATGTCCAGGTTCTACAAAAAGCAGAGGGAGGTGGGAGAAGAGTGGCAGGGACCCATCTGTCCTAAGATAAAGAAGATAATTAATAGGAACACAGAATGGGCCAATACATGTTATGCAATGCCTGCTGGACATGGCATATTCTAGGTACAAGATAGGGACTATAGGTTCATAGTGGACATCAATATGAAGACTTGTGATTGCAGAAGGTGGGACCTCACTGGAATCCCTTGCTCTCATGCAATTTCATGCTTGAGGCATGAAAGGATCACACCAGAGTCAGTTGTTCCTGAGTGTTACTCTTCCAATAGCTATCTCAGTGCTTATGAACACAATGTGTGGCCATGTAAAGACAAGAGCACATGGCAGAAAGTTGGAGGCAATGAAATTCTACCACCAGTATATGTGAAGAAAGTTGGAAGGCCTCCTAAATGAAGGAAGAAGCAGCCATATGAGGTACAAGGTAGTCATGGACCAAGGTTGACAAAGCATGGAATTCAAATGACATGTAGATACTGTGGAGACAAAGGACATAACAGGGCTACATGTAGCATGAGAAAGGCTGGACTTCCACCCAAGACACCTGCACAGAGGAGCCAAACTCCTATGCCAGTTGAAACTGAAGAGGTTTTTGAGGAAGCTGTAACTGAAGATTATAGTGACATGCCAATGATGCCAGTTCAAACTGCTATGCCAGTGATTAGTCAGGTAACTGCTCATGTTTAGCACATTGTACTAGTATGTCTTATCTAAGTTGTCAAATATATGTTGTAGGTTCCCATGTTtgaagaaactgacatgccaatgATGTCCCAGTTATCAAGTACCATGATGTCCCAGATGCAAGCAGAGGTTAGTGTCACTGTCATTTAATTCCTCCAGATCACCCAACATCTTATTCAAACTAATCATCTCCATTCTTAGTCATCACAGAGTAGATTACTGGAAAAAGAACCACTTCCATTTTCAAGCTTCATATTGTCTAACCAACCAGCAGCTAGGCCAGTTCCACCCACTACTGCAACACAGGCTGGGAGATCAAGGTCCACTATTGTGAAGAAAACAACTGCTACAAAGAAGACTGCGGCTGGCAAGAAGAAAATATCCCACAAGAAGGTTTCTGCTGCAATGAACAATCCTGATGGTGCTGTTGGTTGAAGAGGACAAGTAATGATGTGTGTGAAATTGTAAATCATGCAAAAACTCTAAGTGCATGTTCTTCTTTTCTGCCTTTTGTACAGCAGAAAGATGACCTTTTGGTTAGGTATAAGTATGTGAATGACATGTATGCTTTGGTTGCAAAACAATGCTCCAGTTCACTGGAATGATATCAAAGCATCTTTGGATTATCAGTTCATTTTCTGTGTATACTCTATGCTTGTTAAAATCAGTTTGGATTTCTTTCATTTTTCAAGATGAGAGAAAAATTGCAAACTCACTTCACATTTTAGACAATACACCTTCAAATTGCATAGAACTTCATAATTTAGTCATTCATCCATACACATTTAGACCTTAATAGTGATTACAACCAGGATCAAGAACAGCAACAAGGTAATACATAGAGCCATAAAACAAGTCAGTTGCATCAACCTAACTAAGTTGTCACCAGTTCTAACCAAGGTTTTCAAATGTTTCACAATATCAGCATCAACAACAATGCCTCTTTCCTTCTTCATCCCTACGGCTGCTTCCTGCTCCTTGGATTCCACAACTTGCTCGGCAATGGAGGCACTTGCTTGCTCCTGCGGCATCAGATGCTGACAAAATCCCATGCCCTCCATCTTCAAAGAATCAACATGTTCGATATACTCCTTCTCCCATTTGAAAAAGGGACAGCCCAAGCCTTTGCGCTACAAGCAAGATGAAAGGATCAATCTTCACTGCAAACTATAATGTAAACACCCAGTCGAATCAAAACTATTTGAATCTCACCTTGTGGGCCGGGCAACAGTAGAAAACCTCACCGTCGCTCCAGGGTTGCTTCGAAATACGCCGAACCACCTGCCACTTGTGGCATTCTGTGCACCTAATCAGTGGAACATCACCTGGTTTACCTAGATTTGCAGCGGAGGAGCTCGAATCTTGAGGAAACATCGGCGTCGCCTCCGTCGTCGCACCCAGCGCCCCAACGTCGTCTGAAGACGATGTCTTcgaagggaagggagaggaaggggtgaAGAGTGAGGGAATGGAAAGCATAGGGGGCTATCGGCAAAAAAACGAATGGCAAAGGGCCCTCACGTGCTGCTCACATGACCTATGGTGCTGTCATGCATTGCCACGTTGGATCTAATCCCTAAACGGACAGATTTGGACCTAAATGGCACAACTTAAAAGTTCATGTACCCAAACCTGcactttcaaagttgatggacttgAATGACACAGCACAAAAAGTTAATGGCCTACAGTGCatttatctctctctctctctctatatatatatatatatatatatatatatatatatatatatatatatatatatatatatatatatatatatatatatatatatatatatatatacacacacacacacacatgtgtGTGTCCATGTCTGCACCAAATAAAGCTTTTACCTTTATACCTTTGCCGATTTGATATGAATCACCTTTCGAACGCCAAACTGTACCTGAGGTTGGTTATTACGCGTGCTGACGTGCACGCATGTTTCCCTTTCCCTTCATCCTACGTACAGTCGTCAGACACGTTAAAAGTGCCGTATGGCCTAGGCGGCTGCCTGCTACTGGAAATTATAGACTGCAGGTGTGCAAAAGATCTTGTAAGTTTCGATGCTAGAGAAGGGGCCAATATAGATTTCATAATAAAGCAGCAGCAATTGGGAGAAACAAAAAGTGAGAGGATCTTCTGCGAACTGATAAATCATACAACCAAACAGAATCTACCTCTGTCTAATTCTGTTGAAGTACCCAGTCATCGTTGCCAAACCCAAGCTGGCAAACTGTTACCGGGGACGGTGATAAATTCATTAATGCACACGACACGATTGTTTTGCTCCGTTGCAAACAGGTGGTACATTGAGAGTGAGACACGTTCAAAGTCTAGGCTACGCTACGTACGGTCTTGTCCGTTTGCTGACGGGCTGGACGGCCTGCTAAAGTCGTTGCTGCTCTGTCAGTGTCATGGTCAGTCAATCTCTCATTATATTTGCAATTGTGACTGCGCACGGTGCTTGCCAGAACGTGTGGCGGCTGCTCATCAGCTCTGCGCTGTCACGGCTGTTGCGCTTGCGGCTGCTGCTGTGAGGAGAAATCAGTGTAGAGTTGCTGGCTCACAGCGCTGTAATAACCAGCCAGCGAACATTTGCCAAGTTCACCACTGGTTGATGGCAGAATAATCGAGGTTGCCATCAATGATCAATCAACCGATAGTCCGATACGAGCTAGGCGGCCTCCGTCAGGGGCGCCCCGGCGTTCAATGATCAATCTCCCTATCGCTCGGCACGGGCCTCGGCTTTCTTTCGGCTTACCGGCCTTTGTTGGCCTGTTGGTGAGCCGTCCGCGAACCGGCGAACGCGTACGTCGGCCAGTCGGTACAAAGTCGCAGGTATCAAATATCCCGCACGTCAGCACCAGCACGGGGGCCAAGGACTTCCGTTGACGTTTGTCGAAGGACAATATCCACATTGAATATCTTCTTCCTCCGAGGAAAATGCCCTCAGTCAGGGATGAGAGTGAGACGTGTAGTATTTATTTTTTGAAATGAACGGGTCACTACTCACTAGCCACTACTACACCGGACTCCAATAATCATCGTAGCAAAATCAACATGGAAGTTCTAGGCATGGAGATGCTCCCCCCCTAGCGATGGAGCGTCGCCGCAGGATGTCCTAGGCATGTTGTCTACTTCCTCCAA
Above is a genomic segment from Miscanthus floridulus cultivar M001 chromosome 3, ASM1932011v1, whole genome shotgun sequence containing:
- the LOC136542612 gene encoding 3-oxoacyl-[acyl-carrier-protein] synthase II, chloroplastic-like, with translation MAAVAGPLCTWLVAACLSEACDAEESKQKHCCPAGSGAGGGVMLGQRRRLGARRRGLARSGMAMAVALQAERSVVEKRKPDIKQRRVVVTGMGVVTPLGHDPDVFYNNLLDGVSGISEIERFDCSNFPTRIAGEIKSFSTDGWVAPKLAKRMDKFMLYLITAGKKALENGGLTEELRNELDKTRCGVLIGSAMGGMKVFNDAIEALRVSYKKMNPFCVPFATTNMGSAILAMDLGWMGPNYSISTACATSNFCILNAANHIRRGEVDVMLCGGSDAPLIPIGLGGFVACRALSQRNSDPTKASRPWDMGRDGFVMGEGAGVLVLEELEHAKERGATIYAEFLGGSFTCDAYHMTEPHPEGRGITLCIEKALADAGVAREEINYVNAHATSTQAGDLKEYEAIVRCFRQNPQLRVNSTKSMTGHLIGAAGGIEAVASVQAIRTGWVHPNLNLENPEDTVDVGVLVGSQKERCEVKVALSNSFGFGGHNSSILFAPFK